Below is a genomic region from Phragmites australis chromosome 20, lpPhrAust1.1, whole genome shotgun sequence.
CAGTTCTTAAAAACAAACTAGATTAAGAACGAATTACATAGTTTTGTATTGAAAAGAAATAGACAGCCAAATTTAAGTTGATAATGGCTGGAACTTTGCCGGGTGATGGGCTTGGCTCTGGTTCTTAAATTCTCTGCTCTCACATCCCAGCTCTACTCCAACCTTAAAGCTAGCAGCACTACAGTCCCCGAGTCTTGAGGACGGTGTGTGATCAACTGCGCACTTCGATGGATCCGCCATGTTACATTGCCGTTCTTCTCTTCTTGATCTCATGGCCATTGTGCGCGTCCGACGACCGGCTCGTCCTCGGCAAGGAGCTGTCCCCGGGCACGACACTCGTCTCCGACGGCGGTGCCTTCGCCCTGGGTTTCTTCTCCCCGCCCAATTCCAATTCATCGTCACTGTACCTTGGCATTTGGTACAACAACATTCCAAAGCTCACCGTGGTGTGGGTGGCCGACCAGGCAGCCCCAATCTCCGCCGGCCTTCCTTCATCCTCTGTGCCTGCGACGCTCGCTTTGACAAATGACAGCAACCTGGCCTTGTCCGACGCCACCGGCCGAGTCCTTTGGACAACGAACGTCACAGTCGGTGCGGCGGCAGCATCGTCGTCGGACTCGAGCCCTGTGGCCGTGCTCCTGAACACAGGCAACCTCGTCGTTCGGTCGCCGAACGGCACCGCCTTGTGGCAGAGCTTCGAGCACCCTGGCGATGCATTCCTGCCTGGCATGAAGCTCGGGATCACCTACCGGACGCACTCCGGCATGCGCATCGTGTCCTGGAAGGGCACCGAGGACCCGTCTCCGGGGAGCTTCGCCTTCGGCGCGGACCCTGACAGGCCGCTCCAGATGGTCATCTGGAACGGGTCGCGCGTACACTGGCGCAGCTCGCCGTGGTCGGGCTACATGGTGGACAGCAACTACCAGAAGGGCGGCGGCAGGTCCGCCATCTACACGGCAGTCGTCAACACCGACGAGGAGATATACGCCTCCTTCACCCTCTCCGACGGCGCGCCGCCCATGCAGTACCGGATGCGCTCCTACGGCGACCTGGAGCTGCAGAGCTGGAGCAACGACTCGTTGGCGTGGCTCACGTTCGTCAAGTTCCCTCCCCGTGAGTGCAGTACCTTCGGCTACTGCGGCGCGTTCGGCTACTGCGACGACAGCACGTGCCACTGCATCGAAGGGTTCGAGCCGTCGAGCGGCGCGGACTGGAGCCGCGACGACTTCTCGCGCGGGTGCCGCCGGAAGGAGCCAGTGCGCTGCGTCGACGGCTTCGCGGCTCTGCCGAACATGAAGCTGCCCGAGGGGTACACGCTCGTGGCGAACCGGAGCTTCGAGGAGTGCGCGGAGGGGTGCAGCCGCGACTGCTCCTGCGTGGCGTACGCGTACGCGAACCTGAGCAGCAGCGCCAAAAGGGATTCCACCAGGTGCTTGGTGTGGGCCGGCGAGTTGGTCGACATGGAGAATGTCGCCGGGAGCTGGGGTGACTTTGGTGAGACGCTCTACCTCCGGCTTGCCGGCGCAGGTACCATTTCTAGTACCATAATGTTTGCCATCCGTAAGAAAAATCAAGAATATCGCTATTGCGAGAATTCTAATGTTAGAAAAAAAAGTTGAGTAGTGGCCGAACAACGAAATCTTAGATTCAGCGCTTCGGTCCTTATACAAATAATGTGAAACTGGAGAGTATATGCATGAAAAGAAATGAGCTTCAATTCATCTTTTTGCAGGTAGGGGGACAAGGAGAAGTGCGGTGAAATTTGTACTCCCGGTGCTTTTAGCAAGTTTTCTTATACCCACGTGCATTTTCATATGTTTTCCCAAGTTGAAAGGTACATTTATATCATTTTTTTCATCTAGTTCCCATGCAtaaggtggtatattgcattaATACAATAACACTTGTGCAATGTACTCATGAGAGTAGAAATGCTGAAGAAAAGAAACGGGAAAAATAACAAGAGGCGAGCCTTGCGAGTTTTGAGTATTTCCGATGAACTTGGGCACGAAATTCCAGCCCAAGATCTTGAGCTTCCGTTTGTCGGATATGATGAGATAATAATCGCAACGGATAACTTCTCTGAAGCGTCAGTGATTGGAAAAGGAGGTTTTGGCAAAGTTTACAAGGTAAGTCATCCAGTAGTAGTCCTTGTTGTTCACATTTACAATTTGTTCTTCTTAAAAGGAAATGACGTTTACATCTTGAAGTGACTTTGTAAGTGGACAACATATGAAACATTTCTTTACAATTCTGAAGGGAGTGTTAGGTTGCCAAGAAGTCGCTGTCAAAAGGCTTAGCATGGGCTCAAATCAGGGAATAGTGGAGTTCAGAAACGAGGTACTTCTGATTGCCAAACTACAACACAGAAACCTGGTTCGGCTTATCGGTTGCTGCATGGAAGGAGATGAAAAGCTGCTGATCTATGAGTATTTGCCCAACAAGAGCTTGGATGCTACTCTTTTCAGTATGTTCTAGTAGCATGCCACAAGTTACCGAATTGGTACAGAAATAATCGTTCGTCTTGCTCATGAAAAATGTTGTTCATTTGCAGATAATGCAAGAAAATCAGTGTTGGATTGGTCCTTGCGGTTCAAGATAATAAAAGGGGTTGCTCGAGGTCTTCTTTACCTCCATCAAGATTCAAGATTGACAATAATCCACAGAGATCTTAAGGCGAGCAACATTTTGTTGGACGCAGCGATGAGCCCA
It encodes:
- the LOC133901888 gene encoding G-type lectin S-receptor-like serine/threonine-protein kinase At1g11330, giving the protein MDPPCYIAVLLFLISWPLCASDDRLVLGKELSPGTTLVSDGGAFALGFFSPPNSNSSSLYLGIWYNNIPKLTVVWVADQAAPISAGLPSSSVPATLALTNDSNLALSDATGRVLWTTNVTVGAAAASSSDSSPVAVLLNTGNLVVRSPNGTALWQSFEHPGDAFLPGMKLGITYRTHSGMRIVSWKGTEDPSPGSFAFGADPDRPLQMVIWNGSRVHWRSSPWSGYMVDSNYQKGGGRSAIYTAVVNTDEEIYASFTLSDGAPPMQYRMRSYGDLELQSWSNDSLAWLTFVKFPPRECSTFGYCGAFGYCDDSTCHCIEGFEPSSGADWSRDDFSRGCRRKEPVRCVDGFAALPNMKLPEGYTLVANRSFEECAEGCSRDCSCVAYAYANLSSSAKRDSTRCLVWAGELVDMENVAGSWGDFGETLYLRLAGAGRGTRRSAVKFVLPVLLASFLIPTCIFICFPKLKEMLKKRNGKNNKRRALRVLSISDELGHEIPAQDLELPFVGYDEIIIATDNFSEASVIGKGGFGKVYKGVLGCQEVAVKRLSMGSNQGIVEFRNEVLLIAKLQHRNLVRLIGCCMEGDEKLLIYEYLPNKSLDATLFNNARKSVLDWSLRFKIIKGVARGLLYLHQDSRLTIIHRDLKASNILLDAAMSPKISDFGMARIFGDNQERANTKRIVGTYGYMAPEYAMEGIFSVKSDVYSFGVLILEIVSGVRISDIDPANDSPNLIVYAWNLWNEGKAEIMIDSSIVTGCLLDEVMLCIHVALLCVQENLNDRPAMSSVVRTLDHGSKSLLAPKRPAYFAKRKNETEQTGDSTKNSTNTVTLTVLEGR